The DNA window CGCGCGAAGCCGCCCGGCGGGCGCCCTCGGCCGGAGCTGCTGCGCGTGCTCGACCTGGTCACCGACGCGCCCGCCCTGATCATGGACCACCGGATGGACGTGGTCGCCGGGAACCGCCTCGCCGGGCTCCTCTACGGCCGGGAGATGCCGGGCCTGAACACCGCCCGGCACATCTTCCTCGAGGAGGCCGAGCGCGGCCTGTACGCCGAGTGGGAGAAATGCACCCTCGACGTGGTCGGGCACCTGCGCCTGGCGGCCGGGAAATACCCCGACGACCCGCGCCTGGCCTCACTTGTCGGCGAGCTCGCGATGGGCAGCGAGCGCTTCCGCCGCCTCTGGGCCCGAGCGGACGTGCGCGCCCGCGCACATGGACGCAAGGCGTACCGGCACCCGCTGGTCGGACTGCTGGAACTGCACCAGGAGAACTTCGCACTTCCTGATGAGTCGGGCATGGAGCTGCTGGTGCTGTCCGCGGCGCCCGGGAGCCCCGCCGAGGACGGACTGCGCCTGCTGGGCGCGTTCAGCGGGGACGGACGTCCCACGGTGGAAGGCCCGCCGGCGACGCGCGTGCCGTGAGCCCCGGGAAGCCGTTGGGGCCGGACACCGGCGGGGTCCGGGATGCCCCACCCGGTTCGCCGCCGCAGACACGGCGGCCCGGGTCTTCACCGAGGAGGGGACCGGGGCGTCACCCGGCATCGCGCGCCGCGCCGCGCACCGGCGGGCTGGAGCGCGACGAGCCGGTCTCCGTCCTGGGTGCTCGACGTGTGAGAGCCCGCTCGGGCGGACGCCGGCTCAGGCCGGGGTGCGGGTGAGGCGGGCGCGGATCGCGGCGGCGCC is part of the Nonomuraea coxensis DSM 45129 genome and encodes:
- a CDS encoding helix-turn-helix transcriptional regulator, yielding MDDLAGFLRTRRSRVDPSAAGVPTDSRRRVEGLRREEVAHLSGVSVDYYVRLEQGRATQPSDQVLDALARVLGLDDTERGHLYRLARQRRRRAKPPGGRPRPELLRVLDLVTDAPALIMDHRMDVVAGNRLAGLLYGREMPGLNTARHIFLEEAERGLYAEWEKCTLDVVGHLRLAAGKYPDDPRLASLVGELAMGSERFRRLWARADVRARAHGRKAYRHPLVGLLELHQENFALPDESGMELLVLSAAPGSPAEDGLRLLGAFSGDGRPTVEGPPATRVP